A stretch of Roseofilum casamattae BLCC-M143 DNA encodes these proteins:
- a CDS encoding XisI protein, translated as MDKLVNYRQSIQKILNEYDRLVHQSPDNDSETCLVFDETRDHYLWLTADWKNDKRLKYTHIHIRIKNEKIYIEEDWTEEGIANELLREGISKEEIVLAFHDPDSRKYTEFAIA; from the coding sequence ATGGATAAGCTCGTAAACTATAGACAGTCCATTCAAAAAATATTGAATGAGTACGATCGCTTAGTACATCAGTCTCCAGATAATGATTCCGAAACTTGTTTAGTATTTGACGAAACTCGAGATCATTATCTGTGGTTAACTGCGGATTGGAAAAATGACAAACGTCTCAAGTATACTCATATTCATATTCGCATTAAAAATGAGAAAATTTATATTGAAGAAGATTGGACAGAAGAAGGTATCGCGAATGAGCTATTGAGAGAAGGTATCTCAAAAGAAGAGATTGTGCTAGCATTTCACGATCCAGATAGTCGGAAGTATACCGAATTTGCGATCGCCTGA
- a CDS encoding type I restriction endonuclease, with protein sequence MSFDEKIAVLIQRIPKILDHLETEEATKNALIMPFIAALGYDVFNPQEVVPEFNADIGTKKGEKVDYAVMRNGEVIFLIECKKVGVDLSQTEMSQLFRYFAVTKARIAILTNGIQYQFFSDIEEPNKMDTKPFLELNLDDPRLPALEEVKKLAKEDFNLDEILNTASELKYNSAIKKIMAIQCESPDDQFVKFFFTQTNAGSKFTAAAREQFTPVVIKALQEFINERISDRLRSALESDKKTVIEEEKVVQEEPSSGIITTEEELEGFRIVRAIVSKVVSPDRIIYRDRKSYMGILLDDNNRKPVCRLWFNSKQKYIALFDNKKEVKMAIESLIEIYEYTDQLIATVQSYDT encoded by the coding sequence ATGAGTTTTGACGAAAAAATAGCGGTGTTAATCCAGCGCATACCTAAAATACTCGATCATCTAGAGACAGAAGAAGCCACAAAAAATGCTCTAATCATGCCTTTTATCGCTGCACTGGGGTATGATGTATTCAATCCACAGGAAGTAGTCCCTGAGTTCAACGCAGATATAGGAACAAAAAAAGGGGAAAAAGTAGATTACGCAGTTATGCGTAATGGAGAAGTGATATTTCTGATTGAGTGTAAAAAAGTAGGTGTTGATTTAAGTCAGACAGAAATGTCACAATTATTTAGATATTTCGCGGTAACTAAAGCAAGAATAGCTATACTGACCAATGGAATACAGTATCAGTTCTTTTCAGATATTGAAGAACCAAATAAGATGGATACTAAGCCATTTCTAGAACTAAATCTTGACGATCCACGATTGCCAGCTCTAGAAGAAGTAAAGAAGCTTGCGAAAGAAGACTTTAATCTTGACGAAATTCTCAATACAGCCAGTGAACTTAAATATAATTCAGCCATTAAAAAGATTATGGCAATACAGTGCGAGTCGCCTGATGACCAATTTGTCAAATTTTTCTTTACTCAAACTAATGCAGGAAGCAAGTTTACAGCGGCAGCAAGAGAGCAATTTACTCCAGTCGTCATTAAGGCACTTCAAGAATTTATAAATGAGAGGATAAGCGATCGTCTTCGCAGTGCATTAGAGAGTGACAAAAAGACAGTTATAGAAGAAGAGAAAGTCGTTCAAGAAGAGCCATCATCAGGTATTATAACTACAGAAGAAGAGTTGGAAGGTTTTAGAATTGTTCGGGCAATAGTTTCCAAGGTAGTGTCTCCAGATCGAATAATCTATCGGGACAGAAAAAGCTACATGGGGATTTTGTTGGATGATAACAACCGAAAGCCAGTCTGTAGATTGTGGTTCAACTCTAAGCAGAAGTATATAGCACTATTTGATAATAAAAAGGAAGTCAAAATGGCTATTGAGAGTTTAATAGAAATTTATGAGTACACTGACCAGCTAATTGCTACAGTTCAAAGTTATGACACATAG
- a CDS encoding XisI protein — translation MDKLEKYSFLVKKILTEYDRIASQTPNLEGIDTILSFDEERDQYLWFDIGWTPKKRVRAISVYIRIKNEKIHIEEDLTEEGIATELLREGVPKEDIVLAFYAPETRKYTEFAIA, via the coding sequence ATGGATAAATTAGAAAAATATAGCTTCCTAGTCAAGAAAATCTTAACCGAATACGATCGCATTGCGAGCCAAACCCCTAACTTAGAGGGAATAGATACAATATTATCCTTTGATGAAGAACGAGATCAATACCTTTGGTTTGATATTGGTTGGACTCCCAAAAAGCGAGTGAGAGCGATTTCAGTTTATATTAGAATCAAAAATGAGAAGATTCATATTGAAGAAGACTTGACGGAGGAAGGTATTGCGACTGAGTTATTGAGAGAAGGAGTGCCGAAAGAAGACATTGTGTTGGCGTTTTATGCTCCGGAGACTCGGAAGTATACGGAATTTGCGATCGCCTGA
- a CDS encoding glutamate synthase-related protein: MNNIQAPQKQGLYDPQFEHDACGVGFIVHMKGKQSHDIVEQALSILVNLEHRGAVGAEPNTGDGAGILLQMPHKFMEKVARSQNIALPAPGQYAVATIFSSPDSEDRKQGREIFENIVAEEGQQVIGWRDVPTDNSSLGETAKASEPFFQQAFIQRNPELTDDLAFERKLYVIRKRSHTLIRAAKIDSYWYPTSISARTIVYKGMLMPPQVKAYFPDLSDPDLESALGLVHSRFSTNTFPSWERSHPYRYVAHNGEINTLRGNINWMHARQSLFGSSSQGFGEDLERIQPIINIDGSDSGIFDNTLELMTLAGRSLPHAVMMMIPEPWAAHESMSDDRKAFYEYHACLMEPWDGPASIAFTDGSAIGAILDRNGLRPSRYTVTKDDLVIMASEAGVLPIAPENVVQKGRLEPGRMFLVDMKEGRIIADEEIKQQIATEHPYREWLNQYQVKLSDLPDVGETSVGVASVGAGSRDGSFSNQDLSEPAPTNHDGIPLISKQRAFGYTFEELRLLLAPMAENGVEAIGAMGTDTPLAVLSNRPKLLPEYFKQLFAQVTNPPIDSIREAIVTSAITTIGSEGNLLQPQPESCRLIQLDTPILSNEDLAKLKNLNSDDFGSITLPIIFDPKTGVTGLEKALEAIFAAADEAIANGTNLIILSDRNLDANNAPIPALLAVSGLHHHLIRAGTRTRVGIILESGEPREVHHFAVLIGYGCGAINPYLAFETIESMIAQKLLPVMDLKKACKNYIKAVTKGTIKIGSKIGISTIQSYRGAQIFESVGLHSSVIDKYFTWTASRLEGIDLSAITQEAITRHHQGFPLSPANVGAGSPNDSSTNDDLSKPAPTPPVNQTLDVGGEYQWRKEGEAHLLAPETIHLLQQAVRENNYELYKKYSAQINQHGKQFFRLRDLLEFGEREPIPLDEVEPVEAIMKRFKTGAMSYGSISKEAHEALAIAMNRIGGKSNTGEGGEDPERYTWTNDRGDSKNSAIKQVASGRFGVTSLYLSQARELQIKMAQGAKPGEGGQLPGRKVYPWIAKVRHSTPGVGLISPPPHHDIYSIEDLAELIHDLKNANREARISVKLVSEVGVGTIAAGVAKAHADVVLISGFDGGTGASPQTSIKHAGLPWELGLAETHQTLVLNNLRSRIAVETDGQLKTGRDVAIATLLGAEEYGFSTAPLVTLGCIMMRVCHKNTCPVGVATQNPELRQKFTGDPQHTVNFMTFIAQELREIMAELGFRSINEMVGRTDALEPKKAIDHWKAQGIDLSSILHQPEVGPDVGRYSQIPQDHGLEKSLDMTKLLDLCADAIANKEPVRATLPIQNTNRVVGTILGNEISKRHWDGLPEDTIHLHFQGACGQSFGAFVPKGVTLELEGEANDYFGKGLSGGKVILYPHKTSTFIPEENIIVGNVAFYGATGGEAYIRGIAGERFCVRNSGVQAVVEAVGDHGCEYMTGGKVLILGKTGRNFAAGMSGGVAYILDETGDFPPRCNREMVDLEALEDPEEIREIREMVSKHAQYTGSTRAKEVLEQWDSLSQKFVKVMPRDYKRVLQHIQTALANGLSGDDALSAAFEENARDIARIGGS, encoded by the coding sequence ATGAATAACATCCAAGCACCCCAGAAACAGGGTCTCTACGATCCTCAATTTGAACATGATGCCTGTGGCGTTGGCTTCATAGTCCACATGAAGGGGAAACAATCCCATGATATTGTCGAGCAAGCCTTATCAATTTTAGTTAATCTGGAGCACCGGGGAGCCGTTGGAGCCGAGCCAAACACTGGAGATGGTGCGGGTATTCTATTGCAGATGCCTCATAAATTTATGGAAAAAGTAGCGCGATCGCAAAATATCGCCCTCCCCGCACCCGGACAATACGCCGTCGCCACTATCTTTTCCTCTCCGGACTCAGAGGACAGAAAACAAGGTCGCGAAATCTTCGAGAATATCGTCGCCGAAGAAGGACAGCAAGTCATTGGTTGGCGAGACGTGCCAACCGACAACAGTAGCTTAGGAGAAACCGCCAAAGCCAGCGAACCCTTTTTCCAACAAGCCTTTATCCAACGCAACCCAGAACTAACAGACGATCTCGCCTTCGAGCGCAAACTCTACGTCATCCGCAAGCGCTCCCATACCCTCATCCGCGCCGCCAAAATCGACAGCTACTGGTATCCCACGAGTATTTCCGCTCGGACAATCGTGTATAAAGGGATGCTGATGCCGCCGCAAGTCAAAGCCTACTTCCCCGACCTGAGCGACCCCGACCTAGAAAGCGCTCTCGGGCTGGTGCATTCCCGCTTCAGCACCAATACTTTCCCGAGCTGGGAGCGATCGCATCCTTACCGCTACGTCGCCCATAACGGGGAAATCAACACCCTTAGAGGCAACATTAACTGGATGCACGCCCGTCAATCTCTGTTTGGCTCATCATCTCAAGGCTTTGGCGAGGACCTCGAGCGCATCCAACCCATTATCAATATCGACGGTAGCGATTCCGGCATCTTTGATAATACCCTAGAACTCATGACCTTAGCCGGGCGCTCCCTTCCCCATGCTGTCATGATGATGATTCCGGAACCCTGGGCCGCTCACGAGTCTATGAGCGACGATCGCAAAGCCTTCTACGAATATCACGCCTGCTTGATGGAACCCTGGGACGGTCCCGCATCTATCGCCTTTACCGATGGTAGCGCGATCGGCGCAATCTTAGATCGGAATGGATTGCGTCCCTCCCGCTATACAGTAACTAAAGATGACCTGGTGATTATGGCATCGGAAGCTGGCGTATTGCCGATCGCCCCCGAGAATGTGGTACAAAAAGGTCGGTTAGAACCCGGTCGCATGTTCCTGGTGGATATGAAGGAAGGACGGATTATTGCCGATGAAGAAATTAAACAGCAAATTGCTACCGAGCATCCCTATCGCGAATGGTTAAACCAATATCAGGTTAAATTATCTGATTTGCCTGATGTTGGCGAGACATCTGTAGGAGTGGCATCTGTAGGGGCGGGTTCTCGAGATGGTTCGTTTTCCAACCAAGATCTCAGTGAACCCGCCCCTACCAACCATGATGGTATTCCATTAATTTCCAAACAGCGCGCATTTGGCTATACCTTTGAAGAACTGCGCCTCTTGCTCGCTCCTATGGCAGAAAATGGAGTTGAAGCTATTGGCGCCATGGGAACCGATACCCCGCTGGCGGTATTATCCAACCGTCCAAAACTGCTTCCCGAATACTTCAAGCAACTTTTTGCCCAAGTTACCAATCCTCCCATTGACTCCATTCGCGAGGCGATCGTTACTTCTGCCATTACTACTATTGGTTCGGAAGGAAACTTGCTGCAACCGCAACCGGAAAGCTGTCGCCTGATACAGTTGGATACGCCTATCTTGAGTAATGAAGATTTGGCGAAACTGAAGAATCTCAATAGCGATGATTTCGGCTCCATTACCCTCCCCATTATCTTCGATCCCAAAACTGGGGTAACGGGGTTAGAGAAAGCATTAGAGGCAATATTTGCTGCGGCAGATGAGGCGATCGCAAACGGTACAAATCTGATTATTCTGAGCGATCGCAATCTTGACGCCAACAACGCCCCCATTCCCGCTCTCCTTGCCGTCTCTGGGTTGCATCACCATCTCATCCGCGCCGGAACTCGTACCCGCGTCGGCATTATCCTCGAATCTGGAGAACCTCGCGAAGTCCATCACTTTGCCGTTCTTATCGGATATGGGTGCGGTGCAATTAATCCTTATTTGGCATTCGAGACCATCGAGTCGATGATTGCGCAGAAACTTTTGCCAGTAATGGACTTGAAGAAAGCCTGCAAGAACTATATCAAAGCGGTGACCAAAGGCACGATCAAAATTGGGTCTAAGATTGGTATTTCTACCATTCAAAGTTATCGAGGCGCGCAAATCTTCGAGAGCGTCGGTTTGCATTCTTCGGTTATCGATAAATATTTTACCTGGACGGCATCGCGCCTCGAAGGTATCGACCTCTCCGCGATTACCCAAGAAGCCATTACCCGCCACCATCAAGGTTTCCCATTATCCCCGGCCAATGTAGGGGCGGGTTCGCCAAACGATAGCTCTACTAACGACGATTTATCTAAACCCGCCCCCACCCCACCGGTCAACCAAACCTTAGACGTAGGTGGAGAATATCAATGGCGCAAGGAAGGGGAAGCGCACCTGTTGGCTCCAGAGACGATTCACCTGTTGCAGCAAGCCGTCCGCGAAAATAACTACGAACTGTATAAGAAATATAGCGCGCAAATCAACCAGCACGGCAAGCAATTTTTCCGCTTGCGCGACTTACTCGAGTTTGGAGAACGGGAACCCATTCCCCTAGACGAAGTAGAACCAGTGGAAGCGATTATGAAACGGTTCAAAACCGGGGCGATGAGCTATGGGTCTATCTCGAAAGAAGCTCACGAAGCCTTGGCGATCGCAATGAATCGCATCGGTGGTAAATCGAACACGGGAGAAGGTGGGGAAGATCCCGAGCGCTATACCTGGACGAACGATCGCGGCGACTCCAAAAATAGCGCAATCAAACAAGTAGCCTCCGGACGTTTCGGCGTAACCAGTCTCTATCTCTCGCAAGCCAGAGAGCTGCAAATCAAGATGGCACAAGGGGCGAAACCTGGAGAAGGGGGACAACTTCCCGGTCGTAAAGTTTACCCTTGGATCGCGAAAGTCCGACACTCGACTCCCGGAGTTGGCTTAATCTCTCCTCCTCCCCACCACGATATCTATTCCATCGAAGACTTAGCCGAACTCATCCACGATTTGAAGAATGCGAACCGGGAAGCGCGGATTAGCGTAAAACTGGTTTCGGAGGTAGGAGTAGGAACCATTGCTGCGGGAGTGGCGAAAGCCCACGCGGATGTGGTACTTATCTCCGGATTCGATGGCGGAACTGGCGCCAGTCCGCAAACCTCAATTAAACATGCAGGACTGCCTTGGGAACTGGGATTGGCAGAAACCCACCAGACCCTAGTATTGAATAATCTGCGATCGCGCATTGCCGTAGAAACCGACGGTCAGCTCAAAACCGGTCGCGATGTCGCCATTGCCACTCTTCTCGGCGCGGAAGAATACGGATTTTCCACCGCTCCCTTAGTTACCTTAGGCTGCATCATGATGCGCGTCTGCCACAAAAACACTTGCCCCGTGGGCGTTGCAACCCAAAACCCAGAACTGCGGCAGAAATTCACCGGCGACCCCCAGCATACCGTCAACTTTATGACGTTTATCGCCCAAGAACTCCGGGAAATCATGGCAGAACTCGGATTCCGCAGCATTAACGAAATGGTCGGCCGCACCGACGCTCTGGAGCCGAAAAAAGCGATCGACCATTGGAAAGCCCAAGGCATCGACCTCTCCAGCATTCTCCATCAACCAGAAGTCGGACCTGACGTGGGACGCTATTCCCAGATTCCCCAAGACCACGGATTAGAGAAATCCCTGGATATGACCAAATTACTCGATCTGTGTGCGGATGCGATCGCCAATAAAGAACCCGTGCGCGCCACCCTCCCCATCCAAAACACCAACCGCGTCGTCGGCACTATCCTCGGCAACGAAATCAGCAAGCGCCACTGGGACGGACTCCCCGAAGACACCATTCATCTCCATTTCCAAGGCGCTTGCGGTCAAAGTTTCGGCGCATTCGTCCCCAAAGGAGTAACTTTGGAGCTGGAAGGAGAAGCCAACGACTACTTCGGTAAAGGCTTAAGCGGCGGTAAAGTTATCCTTTATCCGCATAAAACCTCCACCTTTATCCCCGAAGAAAATATCATCGTCGGTAACGTCGCCTTCTACGGTGCAACCGGTGGCGAAGCTTATATCCGGGGTATCGCCGGCGAGCGTTTCTGCGTGCGCAACTCCGGAGTGCAAGCAGTAGTTGAAGCCGTTGGCGACCACGGTTGCGAATACATGACCGGCGGAAAAGTCCTTATTCTGGGTAAAACCGGGCGCAACTTTGCCGCAGGAATGAGCGGTGGCGTCGCCTACATCCTGGACGAAACCGGAGACTTTCCCCCGCGCTGCAACCGCGAAATGGTAGACCTGGAAGCCCTGGAAGACCCGGAAGAAATCCGCGAAATCCGCGAAATGGTGAGCAAACACGCTCAGTATACTGGCAGTACCCGCGCCAAAGAAGTTCTCGAACAATGGGATAGCTTAAGCCAGAAATTCGTGAAAGTCATGCCGCGCGACTACAAACGGGTATTGCAACATATCCAAACTGCCCTGGCCAACGGCTTAAGCGGCGACGACGCGCTTTCCGCTGCCTTTGAAGAAAATGCCCGCGACATCGCCCGCATCGGCGGCAGTTAA
- a CDS encoding DUF6151 family protein: MSHPIQCRCGRLQGSVADVKTANRVVCYCQDCQAFAHFLGRSSEILDRYGGTDIVQTLPKHVSFTQGTEVLACMRLTETGLLRWYTSCCNTPIGNTLPSYKMSFVGLVHNCLESSDVTLDNSFGPVCSHVHAKYAKGEPKPKQVGFTAAIARNMARILKARIDGSYKQTPFFSADSEMPAASPTLLSDREYKEIMSAL, from the coding sequence ATGAGCCATCCAATACAGTGTAGATGCGGGCGTCTTCAGGGGAGTGTTGCGGATGTCAAGACGGCTAATCGAGTTGTTTGTTATTGTCAAGACTGTCAGGCATTTGCGCACTTCTTGGGACGCAGTAGTGAAATTCTCGATCGCTATGGTGGAACAGACATCGTTCAGACGCTCCCCAAACATGTCTCTTTTACTCAAGGAACTGAAGTCTTAGCGTGTATGCGACTCACGGAAACCGGACTGCTCCGTTGGTATACCAGTTGCTGCAACACGCCAATCGGAAATACGCTCCCCAGCTACAAAATGTCTTTTGTTGGTCTGGTCCATAATTGCTTAGAATCCTCCGACGTGACGCTGGATAATTCCTTTGGTCCAGTATGCAGTCACGTTCACGCGAAGTATGCCAAAGGGGAGCCGAAACCAAAACAAGTAGGGTTTACAGCAGCAATTGCACGCAATATGGCGAGAATTTTAAAGGCGCGAATTGATGGCAGCTATAAACAGACTCCTTTCTTCTCGGCTGACTCGGAAATGCCTGCAGCGAGTCCAACACTACTGAGCGATCGCGAATACAAGGAGATTATGAGTGCTCTCTAA
- the acnB gene encoding bifunctional aconitate hydratase 2/2-methylisocitrate dehydratase: MFLDDYRQHAQERANLGIPPLPLDAAQASELCEMLKQPPEELKEELLMLLRDRIPPGVDEAAYVKAGFLTGIAKGEIDCPLISAQGAIDLLGTMVGGYNVRSLVELLKAKDTTLASTAASALSKTTLVFDAFNEVLELSEVNPYAKQVIDAWANGAWFIRRPQVAETITVTVFKVPGETNTDDLSPAPHATTRPDIPLHALAMLESRMPEGLETIAQLKEKGYPVAYVGDVVGTGSSRKSAINSVLWHIGEDIPFIPNKRAGGYILGGKIAPIFFNTAEDSGALPIECDVSSLNTGDVITIHPYKGEITNEAGEVVSTFELKPETMLDEVRAGGRIPLLIGRALTDKTREALGYETSPLFTRPSVPSDTGKGFTLAQKMVGKACGLPGVRPGTSCEPIMTTVGSQDTTGPMTRDELKELACLGFNADLTLQTFCHTAAYPKPVDIKTHKDLPDFFATRAGVALRPGDGIIHSWLNRMLLPDTVGTGGDSHTRFPLGISFPAGSGLVAFAAALGVMPLDMPESVLVKFTGELQPGVTLRDIVNAIPWVAMQEGKLTAAKANKINVFNGRIMEMEGLPDLKLEQAFELTDATAERSCAGSTIKLSTDSVAEYLSSNIVLMKNMIARGYQDAVTLTRRIAKMEQWLANPELMSADADAEYADIIEVNLSEIKQPIVAAPNDPDNVKLMSECSGDKVHEVFIGSCMTNIGHYRAAAKILEGAGTVKGRLWVCPPTRMDEQQLRDEGVYGIFAAAGARTEMPGCSLCMGNQARVEDNATVFSTSTRNFNNRMGKGAQVYLGSAELAAVCALLGKIPTTEEYLAIVSEKVDPFKDELYRYLNFNEIDGFEDFGRVIPVDQMPKLEEAVV; the protein is encoded by the coding sequence ATGTTTTTAGACGACTATCGCCAACATGCCCAAGAAAGAGCCAACCTGGGTATTCCTCCCCTGCCTTTGGATGCGGCGCAAGCTTCCGAGCTGTGCGAGATGTTGAAACAGCCGCCGGAGGAGCTGAAGGAAGAGTTATTAATGTTACTTCGCGATCGCATTCCGCCGGGAGTGGACGAAGCAGCTTACGTGAAAGCCGGGTTTCTGACGGGTATTGCCAAGGGAGAGATTGACTGTCCGCTGATTTCGGCTCAGGGGGCGATCGACCTGTTGGGTACAATGGTCGGAGGATATAACGTGCGATCGCTCGTCGAGTTACTTAAAGCGAAAGATACGACTCTTGCCAGCACCGCCGCCAGCGCTCTGAGCAAAACCACCCTGGTGTTCGATGCCTTCAACGAAGTGCTGGAACTCTCGGAAGTTAATCCCTATGCCAAACAAGTTATCGACGCTTGGGCAAATGGCGCTTGGTTTATCCGCCGTCCGCAAGTGGCCGAAACCATTACCGTCACCGTCTTCAAAGTTCCTGGCGAAACCAATACCGACGACCTTTCCCCCGCACCCCATGCCACCACTCGGCCGGATATTCCCCTCCACGCTCTGGCTATGCTCGAGTCGCGGATGCCGGAAGGATTGGAAACCATTGCGCAACTGAAAGAAAAAGGGTATCCTGTAGCCTATGTTGGAGATGTTGTGGGTACGGGTTCTTCTCGGAAGTCTGCAATTAACTCCGTGCTCTGGCATATTGGCGAAGATATTCCCTTCATTCCGAATAAGCGCGCTGGCGGATATATCCTCGGCGGCAAGATTGCTCCTATTTTCTTCAATACAGCGGAAGATTCTGGCGCGCTCCCCATTGAATGCGATGTCAGCAGTCTGAATACCGGCGACGTGATTACCATTCATCCCTACAAAGGGGAGATTACTAACGAAGCGGGAGAGGTTGTTTCCACCTTCGAGCTGAAACCAGAAACCATGCTCGACGAAGTTCGTGCGGGAGGACGCATCCCTCTACTCATCGGACGCGCTTTAACCGATAAAACTCGGGAAGCGTTGGGTTACGAAACCAGTCCCCTCTTTACCCGTCCCAGCGTCCCCAGCGATACGGGGAAAGGCTTTACTCTGGCGCAGAAAATGGTGGGGAAAGCCTGCGGACTGCCAGGGGTGCGTCCGGGAACCTCTTGCGAACCGATTATGACCACGGTTGGTTCTCAGGATACCACGGGACCGATGACTCGGGACGAGCTGAAAGAATTAGCTTGTTTGGGATTTAATGCAGATTTAACCTTACAAACGTTCTGCCATACTGCCGCTTATCCGAAACCGGTAGACATTAAAACCCACAAAGATTTACCCGACTTCTTCGCCACTCGCGCTGGGGTTGCTCTACGTCCGGGAGATGGGATTATCCACTCGTGGCTCAACCGGATGCTATTACCCGATACGGTGGGTACGGGTGGCGACTCCCATACTCGTTTTCCCCTGGGTATTTCGTTCCCCGCTGGTTCTGGGTTAGTTGCCTTTGCCGCAGCTTTGGGCGTGATGCCGTTGGATATGCCGGAGTCGGTCTTAGTTAAGTTTACCGGAGAATTGCAACCGGGCGTGACGCTGCGGGATATTGTCAATGCTATTCCCTGGGTTGCCATGCAAGAGGGTAAGCTCACTGCGGCTAAAGCGAATAAGATTAATGTCTTCAACGGCCGGATTATGGAGATGGAAGGCTTGCCGGACTTGAAGCTGGAGCAAGCGTTTGAGTTAACGGATGCGACAGCAGAACGATCTTGCGCGGGTTCTACAATTAAGCTGAGTACGGATAGCGTTGCCGAATATCTTTCTTCTAATATCGTGCTGATGAAAAATATGATTGCTCGCGGCTATCAGGATGCGGTTACTCTGACTCGTCGGATTGCGAAAATGGAGCAATGGTTGGCGAATCCGGAGTTAATGTCTGCGGATGCGGATGCCGAGTATGCCGATATTATTGAGGTGAATTTAAGCGAGATCAAACAACCGATTGTTGCCGCACCGAATGACCCGGATAATGTGAAGTTAATGAGCGAATGTTCCGGGGATAAAGTGCATGAGGTATTCATCGGTTCTTGTATGACGAATATCGGTCATTATCGCGCGGCGGCGAAGATTTTGGAAGGCGCTGGAACGGTGAAAGGTCGCCTTTGGGTATGTCCGCCAACGCGCATGGACGAGCAACAACTTCGTGACGAAGGGGTGTACGGAATCTTTGCTGCGGCTGGCGCCAGAACGGAGATGCCGGGGTGTTCTTTGTGTATGGGAAATCAAGCCCGTGTGGAAGATAATGCGACAGTATTTTCCACTTCTACCCGTAATTTTAATAACCGCATGGGTAAAGGCGCGCAGGTCTATTTAGGCTCGGCAGAATTGGCTGCAGTCTGCGCTCTGCTGGGTAAAATTCCCACAACTGAGGAGTATTTGGCGATCGTTTCTGAGAAGGTCGATCCATTCAAAGATGAGTTATACCGCTATCTCAATTTCAACGAAATCGATGGTTTCGAGGACTTCGGTCGCGTCATTCCCGTGGATCAGATGCCCAAGTTAGAAGAGGCTGTTGTATAG
- a CDS encoding XisI protein produces MDKLIHYQTIIKNILTEYDRISAQVPDPDIDEVLMFDDERGQYLWFNVGWKEGRRIKAVSIYVRIKNEKIYLEEDWTEEGIATELLREGVPKEDIVLAFYAPEKRKYTEFAIA; encoded by the coding sequence ATGGACAAACTAATCCACTATCAGACTATCATCAAGAATATTTTAACCGAATACGATCGCATTTCGGCGCAAGTCCCCGATCCAGATATCGATGAAGTCTTGATGTTTGACGATGAAAGAGGACAATATCTCTGGTTTAATGTGGGTTGGAAAGAGGGTAGAAGAATTAAAGCTGTATCTATCTATGTGAGAATCAAGAATGAGAAAATCTATCTTGAAGAAGACTGGACGGAGGAAGGTATTGCGACTGAGTTATTGAGAGAGGGAGTGCCGAAAGAAGATATCGTGTTGGCGTTTTATGCTCCGGAGAAGCGGAAGTATACGGAATTTGCGATCGCCTGA
- a CDS encoding type II toxin-antitoxin system VapC family toxin: MYVLDTDILIDVLRGHQHAIQWFSNLTEIPSIPGFVVMELIQNSQNKQQVNQTFKLIAPLSIIWLSEADCTRALSDFSQYHLSHGLGLLDALIAHCALGKQATLCTFNVKHYRVIPNLKIAQPYTR, encoded by the coding sequence ATGTATGTACTCGATACAGATATTTTAATCGATGTTCTTAGAGGTCATCAACATGCAATTCAGTGGTTTTCAAACTTAACTGAAATCCCCAGTATTCCTGGCTTTGTCGTAATGGAGTTAATTCAAAATTCCCAAAATAAGCAACAGGTTAATCAAACATTTAAATTAATCGCTCCGTTATCGATTATTTGGTTGAGTGAAGCCGACTGTACAAGAGCTTTATCCGATTTTAGCCAATATCATCTATCTCATGGTTTAGGTTTACTTGATGCTCTAATTGCTCATTGTGCTTTAGGCAAGCAAGCGACATTATGTACATTTAATGTAAAGCACTATCGTGTTATCCCTAACTTGAAAATCGCTCAACCCTATACTCGCTAG